TTCCAGGGCAGTAGTCATGCCTTTGTTTTCAGTGCTGTCGGCATCCTCGAATGTTCACAAATGGCTCGTTTTCTGAAGAAGAAATCCAGGCCTTTAACGTTCACTACAGCGGAATCAAATCAAACTTATTTTTCCAAATAATCAACATTTATATCACAATCTCTTGTGGGCTACAACAGAACTTTGCAAAGGCATCCTTATGTCTATGATGTGATATTGGACTTACAATAAGCTCACCTACTTAGCTTCTTGCCTTCCAGTAGGGTAAattaacttagctaacctaCGTTAGCTGAGGACCAGAGAGCCTGAAATAAACTCATTGATGGGCACACGCGGAGTACTGTATTCATTCACGAAGATCTAGGTTCTAGTCACTGACAATTTGTCCATATATCTTCAAAACTGTATTAACAATGAGACGCGTTTCTCAATAAAAACCGGATAACAAACACACCGAAGCATTTTCAAAATCATTACCAGAGCAGCCATTTCCGCTATGCCCACGTGATCAGTTCGTCAACTGACTCTAGTAGGCGACATGAAGAACAGAGCTTCTCAGCGCCACCACAGTGCTCGGAGTGGTAAAAAGTGCGCCTCATCTAGACACATCAAGCAAAATCAGCTTGTGTTGATTTTGTCTGTATTTTCCACCCAGTGTTAATTGTTCATGCAATTATCTTTAAGTCACTATAAACCCTAAGGATTTTAAGTCATATCAGTTTTACAAATGTTTTCAATATTCCAAAATATATGAACATCTGTGCTGTGCAAGGATGCTGTAATTACCATAATGTTGACAATGTtaaaagagagggaaatgaaATCAGGCTTGTTGAATCTTCTTGTTATAATTAgaaaataatgtatttattcTGATAAAATCATTTACATGAAATGCATGCTTAGTAACAAAACCAAAACCAAGAACCAAGTAACAAAATCATTCTGACAAAAAAGAAACTCCATTTATTTTGGGTCTTAACTCGTTTAGTTTACAACATACAATAAatacaacaataacaataaataaaCCATAACATACAAATGTAAATAGATACAAATCCTGCTGTTGATAAAAACACATCAGTGATACTGAACATTGCACAATGTTGGCACTTTGAACTAAATAGCTAAGAGGATCATGTCTAGAACAGCATGGACTGGAGACTCTTCCGCACAGTAGCCATTTCCTGTTAGAACAGCATGGACTGGAGACTCTTCCGCACAGTAGCCATTTCCTGTTAGAACAGCATGGACTGGAGACTCTTCCGCACAGTAGCCATTTCCTGTTAGAACAGCATGGACTGGAGACTCTTCCGCACGGTAGCCATTTCCTGTTGTTGCTGTAAAGACATAAAACATTGGAGGAGGAGTCGATACATTCCATCTAACTCAGTTGCTTTGATGACAAATCTGCTAACAGTAATGCAATGTCTGTGCACGTTTCCATCAGCTCTGGTATGGAATTGAAAATAAACATTTCTAATCTAACCTGCCCAGGGACTGCAGATGGAAATGAGCTTTTAGCTAAATTTGGTACAAAGCATCTCTTCTCTTTATGTGATTAATGTATTTCGTACATTGTCCCtgaaagaaataaacaaactaaataaacaaataatcaaGGCACAAGAGGCGATCAGCTGTGGGTTAGAGGGTTGTCAAACAACTTTGTCGGAAATAGGCTACAAACATTTGATTAATAAATAATAACGAATAAACCCCTTCCCACCAACCTTGGTGCCATTTTATGCGAGTTCATCCATGTCTCTCAAGTGAGTTATTTATTCAGTTTATGAGAATTTAAAGTAAGTGTTTCATCCTATTCAAATGCTCATAATTCACATAAAAAAGTTGGATAACAAACGTGTCTCAATTCTGCTCCTGAGCCCCCTTCTTGATTGGTTGTGGACAGCTGATTTAGTTAATAAAGTGCATGATAATCAGCCTGACATCAATCAGGTGGTCTTGGAGTTTAATGTATTAGTAGGAGATACACAGGCCAGCGGACCCAACCGTACACAGACTCAACTCTCAAGATTCTGCTGAAATGTCCAAACCTGTGTGTACTGAGATTGTCAGGAAAAAAACGAATGTGATTTAACCCTCCAAATTCTGATTATCTGAAAAATTCAGTGCTTTACATGTGCACACAGTGTAGTATTTCAAACTCATTTAGACTCACAGTGTCCATCATAATTTTCTTCTGCAGCATGGCCATCTCCTTCTTCAGCTCCACCTGCGCCCCTTGCAGGAAACTCTCATGACTCTTCTCCATCTCGTCCATGTTCTGGATCGGAACACATGCATCAGCACAAATCATCAATAGCCATGTTGTGttaacaaaaaaagaaacaagaaaaacaacaaacaatatcaaatattttattgttattgttttatcAACCTTGAAAATGGATACTTGTCACCATGTAAACAGACTACATTGAAGATATGTTGCAATTTGTATATGCATTGGCACTGACCTTCACAAACTGGTCATATAAATCTCTGATGGTTTTTAGCTTCTGGCTCTGAACAACCCTCGCCTGCTGGAAGAGTTTTTGCTGCTGGCGGAATAGGTTCTGAAAGGCAAAAAAGATGCGTAATATCAGCCTACTCCAGGGGGTAGAATAATAACTGTACCTAAATCAGTGATTTTGGTTATCGGAGAAGTCCCAAGTTTGAAGATAGTTGTGAAACTGATTTGTGGTTATCGGAGAAGTCCCAAGTCTGAGGATAGTTGTGAAAGTGATTTGTGGTTGGTACTTACATTGAgcttctcctcctgctcctctgacTTCTGTGTATCGGTCTCCCACTGCTGTAGCACTGAGAACACCTGCTGGGAGTACTCTTGTGTCAGCTTCTGCCTGGAAAGAAATGTACATCATTTAGCAGGTTTTAGCTTAGCTTAGTGTCTAAGGGAAACCACATCACTATCATTCTGTATTAAGTGGCATCCAACCCTTGCATACCTCTGGGCATGTTGTGTTTTCCACAGTTGCTCTAGCTTCTGATTGCTGCCTTTTAAAGAGCTTTTGGTGAAAGTCTCCAACCTCTTCCTCTTAGCCTGCATAGCTTTGCCTATGTCAGCTGTGAAACAAACACAGAGCAGGGTTCAACATAAGCAATGGTCCACTGGCCCGGGGCAAGTAGCAGCAAGTTCTGGTCACTGGCTTGCAATATTTCCGCTAGTGACCATCACACAGCACCTGTGATGCTAACTGGTTGAGCATGTGAGGCTACTAAACTAAAGAGGGAGCTGATTACAATGTCATAAATTAAGTTTTGTGTAAAAGTAGCATTTCAGGGCCATCACAAATTGGATGTACTGCAGGAAATATTACACTGGACACTGCACAGAGAAATTAAACATCTGATTTGACACTTACCCCCAAACCTCTCCAACATCGTCTGGACCTCATTGCTGTGAATCACAGATAAGATATATTTAAAAGTAATTTCTACATAGGTAATagaactaacgttagcatcccTGTCGTTAGGTGAGCAAAATTTAGGACTGACATCCCTTTGTAGttgatgacactgacatcaTCGATACACGTGTCAAACTGTTGTCTAATCAACCAGTTCATGTTAATTAACCTTACCTCACACCCAAAGTAGGATCGTCTTCTTCAAATGAAAGCCCAGGTCGTCTTTTTGTTGACTTGGTGTCAACAATTGGGGTTTCATCTGTCATTGAAGTCGAAAAGGGATAACGTTAAGTGACTGGCGAGACAGCGTACTGGTTACCTCAGAACCACGAATCTAGTCAGAGATCTCCTCTACAGCTACATTCTCTGGTTCTCTGGAACTTTTTAAGGTGAATGTTAACCATCTATAAATTACATAACTTTACGTTACACACAGTTTTGACATAGGTTACCTTCACGAATGTCTTCCTCTGAACCACTTAATcccttcttttcctcctccATGTCGAAGTGAAATACTTTGAGATCACTTGGCTCCTCAGCTACTTTTGCCTTCTTTGATGGTTTTCCTCGACCGGATGACATTGTATAAtctgaaaaataaatacataattgtTTCCATGAATATTTTCTTATTTGCTTTACTGTGTAGAATATTGGTTTTCTTTCTAAATTCATTCTCATGAACATATGCTATTTCCTTGTTTTACTGAAGTAATATCTGTTAGCTGGCTAATGTTTGCTACTTTAATTAATTTCACTTACCTCAGGTTGGGAGAGCTGATGTTGAATGACAAATGTAAAGAAAAAGTGCTGTGACTAATAGCTATATTTAGATACTTAGTTTCACAATTAAACTGTTATGTAGGTTTGTGCTAAGAAAACAGGGAAATAAAGTTAGCTAAGGTAAGTGGCTGCAGTCAGATACTGATCATTGACGAAATCCAGTGGTTGACTGTTGATAGAAAGAAGAGATTTCAGATTCCGCGCCAAACCCAGCTCGCGCAAGTGAGATAAACACGTCTAGCTAGCCTAGTTGTGAAAATGGCAATAGCACTTCTCACATTCATTTGTAAACTCATCATAGTCATCGCACAGCTTACTTTTCACTGCACCTTTAGTCATTTTTCCTACAGCATTGAACCgtaaatgattttttttatacCAAGTCTACCTAATATATCAGAGagtataaagaaagaaagaaaaaaaatatatacatataactgAATTTATGACGAAAAGATTAAATTAGTCATATAAAAAGttttatttacaatatttacagTACAATGTAAAGGAAATGCAACTTTTACATCTCATCCCCAGTCAATTGCTCATcttgctgtaggcctacataagaaaacaaaaaataaactaaatatcAAACTTTTCTTCACATATAAAATGTCCATTCTCCTCATAGTCTTCTCGAGTGACCACCATCTCTTCAAAGTCAGCATTTTCAGCCAGTAGCTTTCCTCCTTCCCATGGGTAGCAGATTGGactataaaaaaacaaaaacaagtggTGTGTTCATTTTCTTAGTAACACGCACAAAAAATATAAATCCCTGATGGCTTAGTGTGGCTATTCTCTACTTGTCTACTTACTTCTGTGGTTGCACAACTGACACCTGAAATTCAGTTGGGGCCAGTGCACGAACTTCTTTGTAAACACGGTCCCTAAACCCAGGAAACAGTGTGTTTCCCCCTGTTAGGATTATGTTCTTGAAGAAGTGAGGTTGCATCTCTAGGGACGGAACAAAAAAAGCACAGAAAATCACTAACTTACATGCCGTTCAGGGTTGAAAAGCCATGCATTTTTCTGTTCTACCACTTGTTCAGTTGGTTCCTACCTTCGGGCATGTTATTTATAGAGTTGACTAATGCCTCTGGGATGCCCATCTCCTGGATGCCAATATCAGAGGGGTGAAAAAGCATCTCTGGGACAGCAAATCTTTCGTTATTCAGGCGTAATATCTGCTCACTGGTCTTGTACTTTCCAGTGAAATTCATTTCCTCGCGTGGCTGTAATGCACCCATACAAGTAGGAATAACTGATTAGACATATATCAACATAAGGAGTGTGGTACAATAACCTACTGTACATTAAAACTTAACGCCCTACCTTACAGAAGCCTTTCTTTATTGAACTGAAATCTGGCAACACATAGTCCCTCATCACCATGTTTTCTTCTCCTTTCAGCCTGCATCAGTGGGAGGAAAGTATCAATATTTAGTCTCCTGACTTTCAAGGCAAATTAACTTGCTTGCTGTTCACCACTAAAGTATCAGACAAGGCTTACTGTGCTATCTCCATATCCTTGTAGAAGTCTTGAGAAACATAGCAGACATCTTCCTTGACCTGATTGATCACATATGTCTCATCCATTACATGCAGTTGCCTGAAATGTAAGAATGTAACAGAAATTCAAGAAACTTAACAATCAATATGCTTAGGCTTTCTTATTAAGATGACCAGGATAGTTACCTGTATGAAATTATCTCTTTCAAGTGATTTGTCAGTAGCTTACCCCCAACATTAATCCTGTGAAAcgtaaataaatatgtaaaaaTACAAATAGAAGCTAGACCAAAACATTACTAGACACACTTAAGGATTTAAGGAGACTTGCAAAAACAGCCCATACCTACAGATCCCATCCTTCATTTTCTTGCCTCTACAATATGGTACAATGTGAGTGAAGGAAAAGCCACTGTCCACCACGATGCAACATAGTTCTGCATTGTTCTCATGGAAGTATCTGTGTGCACTTAACGACCCAGCTGAAAATAATGACAAATTGTTTATTACCAGTAGTAAAAACAGCAGATAACGCTTTTTCTCTTATTTATTTTCTAAAAATGGCTTTCAATTCtgtattttttctgtatgtgatAGATCATCTGGTGATGCCAACCCACCATTTATCCTTAGAGCAGCTTGGAACTGGTACTCTTCAAACAAGATCTCATTCATGGACTCTTGGATGGAGGTGAAATTAAAGTAGGGTTCTGTAATGACTACATTGGTATCTGCAAAGTCCACCTGTCAGAATAAGACAACCAAAgactgagataaaaaaaaacttcattcATGCAGACAAGTACAATGTTGGTGCTTCTCACTTTCAAGCTTACATAATTCCCATACAACCACAAACATGTAACAAACACGAATGCTATGTGTCTTGATTAGTCATAACTATTTAGGCATCTTTGAGTatttgcatgtactgtaggtttGTTTTCATTCACATCTGTGGTCTTTCATAtagtttattatattctgtgATTAATGAAAACGGCAGACACACAAACTATGTAGTAATATATGAATTACCTTAAACATTTCTTTCCCAAATAGGTGATCCCAAACTTTTCGCTGGACATCCCAATTCACCAGGTATCCctacataacacaaacaactaGGAATTACCAGACAGCAAGACTCCAAAACAGAATGCGTTTTAATTCCAATACACAATTTCAGCCATCTGTATTTACAATGAATTCAACCTTTCACAAACCTCCAAGCTTCATAGTCAAAACAAAAGCTAaatctagttacagtgcatgattTTCTATTGAAAGCAAAATACATGCACTAAtggcattgtacaatatattaatTTCATGactaaacttttttttaaataagttgAGTTAGTGAAGGAATGGCATTGTCTTACCTTTTGAAAGGGAAGGATGTAGAAAAGTCCTGATGGGTCCTTAATTTCATCTAACTGGTTGGCTGTAAACGTCTTCAAACGTGAGGTCTTCGAACGAAATTGGCAATTCGGAATAACACTAATAAACAGAGAAAGCATTAGCGTATGTTTATTGACAGTTTACTATTCTGTATGCATGTTAGGCCAAAACTCATAAACATCATGTACTACACAGTTCAATGTTTTCCTTGCAGTTGTTGAAAAGGCAGGCAGCAGCAGTTAACTTTACCAAGTTGGCTTAGCTAACGACAACTAGCTATATAAATAGGCTATATTACCTGACTTTTTCATGACTGTATCCTATTTTCGCCGAGAATGCCCCGTTATCTAGTACCAGAGTAGTCATTTTCAAAAATTAACCTCAACGTTACGTTCAATGGAAGCTAAGCTAACAGCAATGAATGGACTCAAAAAAGAGCGGAGGTCCTTCGTTTTATAAAGACCGGCAGAAAACTGAGACTCCATCAATAACAGTTCCTATGACAGGAGGGGCGAGCTGATTATTTGAGAGGGACCTGGCTGCAGACCTCTGGGGGAATTCTATTAGTGGAGCTCCACTCAATAACGGAAATACGTCACCTCCACTTGAATAAGGAAGTAGTCGCTGAAATAACGTGAGACCTCAGGTTTGTGTTATTTGTgtatttgatatatatatataattaaattAATTGTATATAAATGAACATTAGGTATTGTGATATTCCGTTAACTTAGGTAATTTTACGTTTTTCGCGTTTTTCCTCTGAACATCGACCGATCGTAACTAATGCAGAAAACGAATTAGCGTTACGTATTAACATTGTTTAAGATCATGCTCCTCCACTAGGCTTTTGAGGTAGTTTTAATAAAGATACCAAAAGCAATGATTTATTgtactgttgtgtgttgtagttCTGTTGTTGTTCGAAGAGCATGTACACAATGTAGATAAAAGTAAATGGTGTAAGTAGCCTATAAAGTCACTGGCAACAGCAGGACCAGAACAGATGGCACATTTATAggaatacagtaggctacaagcaatacagtagcctagcgtgtgtgtgagagagagagatgtgtagcATACAGTACAAGCAATACAGTACACTTGAACAGAtctaaaaacaaaagtttacattttgaaattgaaatgaagaatCAATAGGAACCAGAATTGATAAGTAGAACTGGAATCAGAATCAATGTTAtttgagttttttatttttcatttggaAACGATCTTTGGACAAATGATGTCATTGCCCGAATGTGAAGTTCGTCCCGTACATGAATAGAAAATGTTTCGTGATCTTGGACGGTGGTAAATTGAAATGTGAACAAATTCATGTTTTCAACGTCCAACTGGACAAACTGTCTGGCcagcacctcctcctgctcttccgCCTCCATGTCCAACACCCGTGGCAgccaatatttattttttatcagccCACTGTTTTCATTCAACCAGTCTGCTGCCTTTTTTGCCTCTTCGAAGAGCTGAGCAACAAACATTAAAAGGCAGTTCAGTCAATTAATTTTTTTTAGTGGAAGGAACATTGCACTACCATGCCAGGCCTACGCCTACCATGCTCTCACTTGCTTGATGCCTCTCCTGTGTGCAGCAATGGACACTtgtgtactgtaggtctatGTGGGGAGGTCAATAGATGATAATGCATAAAACAGTGTTAAAACATCATAGATCGAATGCGTGTCTATGCAAGAGCCtgtgtttgtggtggtggtggtggtgtgtgtgtgtgtggaggggggttctGTGTTTTAGCGGTCTCAGTAATTAAGGATCTGCATTGACCTGATGTTTAATGTGCAATATATAATCccttacccatttagtgttctgGTAGTCTTTGCTGAGCTCCTGTATCTCACGCAAACGCTCTTCTCTCTAATACAAAGACAGACATTGTTCATAAGAGTCCTAAAGTGAGTTCACATTCATACTTGAGGTTAGTTGAGATACAACATAGAATACAAATTAAATAGAAATCAACATTGTTAGGGTCATTGTCATCCAGATTGGGTGGTTCAAACATCATAgatctaatgtgtgtgtctaagagagTGACTGGATGTGTGGTGGCGGGTGGGTGGGGGTCCTGATTAATGTTTGATGTGCAATATATAACCCCTTACTTCCTCACAACTTGTGTCCTCACATTCTTCATTGAAGTCCTCTAATTCACTgaaactctcttctctctaagaTTGAGACAAACATTGTTCATAAGAGATGCGAGTTCACATTAACACTTGAGTTGAGACACAACTTAGAAttacaatgaaaaaaaatagaatagaCAACAACTTTGTTTGGGTTATTGTCATCCAGATTGTATGGTTAGTGAAGAAATAAACACCTGTTCAATGGAGACACAGCTGTCACACTGGACTGTTGGAGCTGCTGTTGGGGCTGTAGGAGCTGctgatgttgctgctggtggCCCTGTTATCACAGTAATGAAAAGATGTAAGGTAAAAAAACTGAGAATGCTGCAGTTAACATTACTTAAACTGTCGAATTGAGGCAAGACACTTACCAACTATTATCTGCCCATTACCATCCTAAAAtgaccaacaaaaaaaaaatgtgtaatgtgtacTGTTTGTCATAGCAGTTTTATGCTACTATCTCTGCACAATTCCACATCATAGTACCATAGTGTCCAGCTTCCTTTTTCGTGGCACACGGAAAACAGGTGCCACACTACCGTCTGCCGTCTTTCTGCCCTCCTCTGTGAAATGTGCGAATCTTCTTCCATGCCTGTAATTGAACAAATACATGTTTTGTCCTTGCATTTCTCATTTCGATTGAATAGTTATTAATACAGGATTATTCACAAATTATACCCCTCGATCTCCAGATTCTCCATTAACACTgtgcaccaccacctcctcaggTAGGGCATGTCATgctaaagaagaaaaagttACAATGCATGGAAAAGGCGCAATATAATGattcaatgaaattaaatttaCCACATTTGTTAGATAGCACTTACTATGGAGAAATCAAATGGTGTCTCCAGGGCGATGTACCAAGCATACTgtcaatacaaagaaatattaATGGCTCCATGTTTCAGGTGTAAATGTGCTTGCATTAAGCTTAAAAACAGTGTTCTCTGTTACACTGTTAGTGTGCCTAATGGGCATGGTGTGTTACTAAATGCAAGCTTAGCAACTCACCATGATCATGAAAATTCCACAGTCAACACCAAAATGTTGCTGTGGGAGGCCCTGTAACATGAAGAACATGCGCAATGAATAATTTTAGTAATTATGTTGTTTCCTAATTACATATGCACTAATTCTTAACTGTTATCACCTCAATGTCCAGCCCTGTCTGTTCCTGCCAAGGTCCTGGTGCTATCCTCTGTGCAAGAGCCCTGTTAAGAGTCAAAATAGTATTAGAAGGAATCTCTGAAACAATACACATAGAATATAATTCAGCGCTTATGCAGCTCTGACAAGTAAATAGAACGTGATTGTCAAGAGTAGTTACTTTAATGTGGGCAAGTCAGGGGAACGTGACTGCCCAGACACTGACTAGTATTTTGATATGGCTTTTGGCTAGTCAGGGGAACATGACTGCCATGGTAAATCATCCTATTGTAACCTCAAAATGTGTTGATAAGGCTTGTGCCCAAAGCCTTGTTCTTTCTTGGCATACATCGAGTCCATGAACAAGATTAATGTTTTCAGTGGCTCCATGACCTAAGGGAACACAGTCTTGACAATAAGATGGAAGTTAAAGCTTTTTCCCCCCTAACATCAAGGTTACTGAAATTTACTACTGGGTTTTACAACCTTTTAGTCAATATTGTTGCTTGACAAACTTTTTAAGGATGCCCGGTCACTTACACAAAGCAGATAATGCCCTCGAGTCCACAGAGGAAATATCAGTGTCTTCTTCGCGTAATCCACCTTAaagaagaatgtttttttttttgttattgtgaATCATTTCATTTATATCCGTATTCAAGCTACATGTATGCCTGCATACTTACAGGAAGACTATGCAGAGGGTCACAATCCATGGGTGGGAGCCATGTTGGGGGCGTGTGAAGGTCCATGATGAAAACATCTTTCCCCTACAGAAAAATACAGCTCTGTTGTTGTGTCTGTTACAGTAGACACTACTGGCAAAGTTATCATTCaaaacatgcatgcagacaTACCTGAAGTTGGACCATCTCCTGAACCAACCTCAAACAAGCATTCCCCACCTGTAAAACAACACCTTTCTTAAACCTTTCTGGTAAAAATAATGTGTCAAACCATAAAGAGACAAAAAGTATCTCACAGACAATCCGACCGTACGTGTGGTAGACAAAGTCTTACCATTATTTATAGGACTAAAACAAGGTATTCATGATGGATTACATAGCACCTTGTCTTTCCATATCCACATATTTTACCCACCACAGAGTCCATCTCCCTGTTTGTCCCCAAGGTCAGTAAATTCTCCCTGGTTAGACATGTTGGACCAGCTTTAACAATGAGCTCATTTGCTGGCCCACTGTCATTCAGTACGTAGTTGAACTGTTATGAAGACACAACCAAAGAAGTGGCACTGGTAAAAATGCTTCAATTTAGCAATCAACCCAGAGAAAATGTACAGACAATATGGCAAGTCTTGTTCAGAAAAGTTTAGTCTTTAATTTATACcagcttttcctgaaggggatGAACTCCATTAGGACCCCACGAACTTCTGCAGGGCCTGATATTAACAATGACAGTCAGTGCTGCACAGTCCTGCCCACAGTGAGTTGAAGCGTTCAACAGACAAGGTTCACTTTGCGGTGACACTTCAATTACAGGTGGCTGTAGACCTTCCGGATGACTTTGCTGTGATGTTCTGTCTGGCAATGTTTT
This DNA window, taken from Alosa sapidissima isolate fAloSap1 chromosome 11, fAloSap1.pri, whole genome shotgun sequence, encodes the following:
- the sycp3 gene encoding synaptonemal complex protein 3 isoform X2, which encodes MSSGRGKPSKKAKVAEEPSDLKVFHFDMEEEKKGLSGSEEDIREDETPIVDTKSTKRRPGLSFEEDDPTLGVSNEVQTMLERFGADIGKAMQAKRKRLETFTKSSLKGSNQKLEQLWKTQHAQRQKLTQEYSQQVFSVLQQWETDTQKSEEQEEKLNNLFRQQQKLFQQARVVQSQKLKTIRDLYDQFVKNMDEMEKSHESFLQGAQVELKKEMAMLQKKIMMDTQQQEMATVRKSLQSMLF
- the sycp3 gene encoding synaptonemal complex protein 3 isoform X1, with amino-acid sequence MSSGRGKPSKKAKVAEEPSDLKVFHFDMEEEKKGLSGSEEDIREDETPIVDTKSTKRRPGLSFEEDDPTLGVSNEVQTMLERFGADIGKAMQAKRKRLETFTKSSLKGSNQKLEQLWKTQHAQRQKLTQEYSQQVFSVLQQWETDTQKSEEQEEKLNNLFRQQQKLFQQARVVQSQKLKTIRDLYDQFVKNMDEMEKSHESFLQGAQVELKKEMAMLQKKIMMDTQQQEMATVRKSLQSMLF
- the actr6 gene encoding actin-related protein 6: MTTLVLDNGAFSAKIGYSHEKVSVIPNCQFRSKTSRLKTFTANQLDEIKDPSGLFYILPFQKGYLVNWDVQRKVWDHLFGKEMFKVDFADTNVVITEPYFNFTSIQESMNEILFEEYQFQAALRINAGSLSAHRYFHENNAELCCIVVDSGFSFTHIVPYCRGKKMKDGICRINVGGKLLTNHLKEIISYRQLHVMDETYVINQVKEDVCYVSQDFYKDMEIAQLKGEENMVMRDYVLPDFSSIKKGFCKPREEMNFTGKYKTSEQILRLNNERFAVPEMLFHPSDIGIQEMGIPEALVNSINNMPEEMQPHFFKNIILTGGNTLFPGFRDRVYKEVRALAPTEFQVSVVQPQNPICYPWEGGKLLAENADFEEMVVTREDYEENGHFICEEKFDI
- the LOC121724503 gene encoding uncharacterized protein LOC121724503 isoform X2, with the protein product MGPSAHIFLMRNIIEHRNNQQNNTLLKRQLRRGLQVQDLNSVTLSDLGQVLLGAKTLPDRTSQQSHPEGLQPPVIEVSPQSEPCLLNASTHCGQDCAALTVIVNIRPCRSSWGPNGVHPLQEKLVGNACLRLVQEMVQLQGKDVFIMDLHTPPTWLPPMDCDPLHSLPVDYAKKTLIFPLWTRGHYLLCVMEPLKTLILFMDSMYAKKEQGFGHKPYQHILRALAQRIAPGPWQEQTGLDIEGLPQQHFGVDCGIFMIMYAWYIALETPFDFSIHDMPYLRRWWCTVLMENLEIEGHGRRFAHFTEEGRKTADGSVAPVFRVPRKRKLDTMDGNGQIIVGPPAATSAAPTAPTAAPTVQCDSCVSIEQREESFSELEDFNEECEDTSCEEREERLREIQELSKDYQNTKWLFEEAKKAADWLNENSGLIKNKYWLPRVLDMEAEEQEEVLARQFVQLDVENMNLFTFQFTTVQDHETFSIHVRDELHIRAMTSFVQRSFPNEK
- the LOC121724503 gene encoding uncharacterized protein LOC121724503 isoform X1 is translated as MGPSAHIFLMRNIIEHRNNQQNNTLLKRQLRRGLQVQDLNSVTLSDLGQVLLGAKTLPDRTSQQSHPEGLQPPVIEVSPQSEPCLLNASTHCGQDCAALTVIVNIRPCRSSWGPNGVHPLQEKLFNYVLNDSGPANELIVKAGPTCLTRENLLTLGTNREMDSVVGNACLRLVQEMVQLQGKDVFIMDLHTPPTWLPPMDCDPLHSLPVDYAKKTLIFPLWTRGHYLLCVMEPLKTLILFMDSMYAKKEQGFGHKPYQHILRALAQRIAPGPWQEQTGLDIEGLPQQHFGVDCGIFMIMYAWYIALETPFDFSIHDMPYLRRWWCTVLMENLEIEGHGRRFAHFTEEGRKTADGSVAPVFRVPRKRKLDTMDGNGQIIVGPPAATSAAPTAPTAAPTVQCDSCVSIEQREESFSELEDFNEECEDTSCEEREERLREIQELSKDYQNTKWLFEEAKKAADWLNENSGLIKNKYWLPRVLDMEAEEQEEVLARQFVQLDVENMNLFTFQFTTVQDHETFSIHVRDELHIRAMTSFVQRSFPNEK
- the LOC121724503 gene encoding uncharacterized protein LOC121724503 isoform X3; its protein translation is MSNQGEFTDLGDKQGDGLCERFKKGVVLQVGNACLRLVQEMVQLQGKDVFIMDLHTPPTWLPPMDCDPLHSLPVDYAKKTLIFPLWTRGHYLLCVMEPLKTLILFMDSMYAKKEQGFGHKPYQHILRALAQRIAPGPWQEQTGLDIEGLPQQHFGVDCGIFMIMYAWYIALETPFDFSIHDMPYLRRWWCTVLMENLEIEGHGRRFAHFTEEGRKTADGSVAPVFRVPRKRKLDTMDGNGQIIVGPPAATSAAPTAPTAAPTVQCDSCVSIEQREESFSELEDFNEECEDTSCEEREERLREIQELSKDYQNTKWLFEEAKKAADWLNENSGLIKNKYWLPRVLDMEAEEQEEVLARQFVQLDVENMNLFTFQFTTVQDHETFSIHVRDELHIRAMTSFVQRSFPNEK